The sequence CCACTAGGTAGAGGATAAAAAACAAAGTTAAATGAGCTAGGTTTCATCCGAGTCTATTGATCTGCGATTTCATTAGAACAAATAACAAATTACGTAGAAAGAAACGGCCTTCAACAATTGAAAACAAACATCTATTTTACACGATCCAAATAGTCACCTCACGCATGAAATAATCCTTGTCATAACTTTACAATAATCAagatttttttgtttccaacaaaaaaagaagtaaaaagaaaaatttaagGAATTTACGAAGATAAGTTTCGTCTGCATAAATTCTGGGCGATGTGAGCTAAAGAGTGGAGGTTGCATCTAACAATGGTGTCGACGAAGACGCAGGTCTCTTCCTCAGTGTTACCTGGCGGCACGTCGACGACGTACGACTCGACGACGACGGTGCCGGCGCCGTTGGGGGCGGCGTGGAGGGTGGTGACGGAGCGGTAGTTGGCGAGGCGGTGGTCGCCGCCGACGATCCTGAAGCTGATGACGTGGCGCTCCTCGTCGAGTATCTCGAGGCGCTCGGTGCTGCTGACCGCCGGCATGCCGGAGATGACGCGGATCTCGCGCAGCGTGCCGACGTCGCCGTCGCCGAGGATGACGTGGCAGCTCTTCACGAAATGCTTGTAGGCCTGCGGGTTGTCGAAGCGCCGGACCACGGACCACACGGTGGCGACGGGGGCTGAGATGAGCTGCGTCGTGGCCGAGCAGGTCTGGTTGGGGCCCACGGCGTGGGTGTGGTAGCGGGCCACGTTGTCGGGGACTTGATGAGCGGCCGTCGCGTGGCGGTAAGGCTGTTTATAGGCGGTAGCGGCGGTTGGTGTTTCGGTGAATCGTTGAAGTAGGAGGGAGGATTTTTGAAGATCCGAAGGCATTTTGGATTTTGATGTGTTTTTGTGTTTTGGAATTCCACTTATGTTTTTGAGAGAAGGGGCAAAGAAAGAGAAGGGTTTACTATTttatagagagagggagagagaagaaggggTTTCAAATTGTTTAAGAAGAGTTTGTTGTCGAGTGAGAATGGAGAGGTAGTTGGATTTTCTAAAGGAGGATATGAGATTCATGTGATGTGAGGGCAATAAGATAGGATTTAGGTATGTTTACTAATAACCATTCTAACTATCCCATTCAATCttcttaatatttaattatttctttcttttttcacat comes from Salvia miltiorrhiza cultivar Shanhuang (shh) chromosome 3, IMPLAD_Smil_shh, whole genome shotgun sequence and encodes:
- the LOC131016453 gene encoding abscisic acid receptor PYL4-like, which produces MPSDLQKSSLLLQRFTETPTAATAYKQPYRHATAAHQVPDNVARYHTHAVGPNQTCSATTQLISAPVATVWSVVRRFDNPQAYKHFVKSCHVILGDGDVGTLREIRVISGMPAVSSTERLEILDEERHVISFRIVGGDHRLANYRSVTTLHAAPNGAGTVVVESYVVDVPPGNTEEETCVFVDTIVRCNLHSLAHIAQNLCRRNLSS